TTGGTGATCTCCTCGTACGTGACGTACGTGAGGTAACGGCGGGCCGCGGACGTCGGCTTGACGGTTCGGATCCCCATGACGCTCAGGCCCCCTCGACGAGCTCGATCTTGTGGCCGGGCTGGAGCGTCACGATCGCCTTCTTCCAGTCCGGGCGCCGGCCCTGGAAGCGGCCCATCCGCTTCAGCTTGCCCTCGAACGACGCGGTCCGGACCGAGGCGACCTTGACGTTGAAGACCTCCTCGACCGCGGTGCGGATCTCCACCTTGTTCGCGTCCGGGCGCACCTTGAACGTGACGGTGTTCTGCTCTTCCTTCTGCCGCATGGTCTTCTCGGTCATGAGCGGGCGGAGCAGGATCGCGCGGGCCGGCCGGCTCATGCCTTGAGCGCCTCCTCGAGGGCCTGGAGCCCCGCGCGCTCGAACACCACCCGCCGCGCGCGCAGGAGCTGGTAGACGGAGACGTGCGCCGGCGTCTCCACCTCGAGCCACGGCACGTTGCGCGAGGCGCGGGCGAGGCCTTCGCCGAGCTCGCGCACCACCAGGAGCGTCGGCTCGGCGCGGAGCCCGAGGGCGCCGAGCCGGGCGACGAGCGACTTCGTCTTCGCGTCGGCGCCGTCGAGCGCCTCGATCACGGCGAGCGCGCCGTCGGCGATCCGCGCGGCGACGGCGGCGCGCAGCGCCTCGCGCCGCATCGTGCGGGGCAGGTCCTGCGCGTAGCTCCGCGGCGTCGGGCCGAACGCCTTGCCGCCGCCCTTCCACTGCGGCGCGCGGATCGAGCCCTGCCGGGCGCGGCCGGTCCCCTTCTGCTTCCACGGCTTCCGGCCGCCCCCCGAGACCTCGCTCCGCCCCTTCGTGTCGTGGGTCCCCGCGCGCCGGTCGGCGAGCTCGCGCGTCACGGCCTGGTGGAGGAGCGGCACGCGGATCTCGACGCCGAAGACCTCGGGCCGGACCTCGAGCGTCCCCGCCTTCTTCCCCTTCGCGTCCAGCACGGGCACGGTCGCCATCGCTACTTCT
The sequence above is a segment of the Candidatus Methylomirabilota bacterium genome. Coding sequences within it:
- the rplW gene encoding 50S ribosomal protein L23, with translation MSRPARAILLRPLMTEKTMRQKEEQNTVTFKVRPDANKVEIRTAVEEVFNVKVASVRTASFEGKLKRMGRFQGRRPDWKKAIVTLQPGHKIELVEGA
- the rplD gene encoding 50S ribosomal protein L4, which codes for MATVPVLDAKGKKAGTLEVRPEVFGVEIRVPLLHQAVTRELADRRAGTHDTKGRSEVSGGGRKPWKQKGTGRARQGSIRAPQWKGGGKAFGPTPRSYAQDLPRTMRREALRAAVAARIADGALAVIEALDGADAKTKSLVARLGALGLRAEPTLLVVRELGEGLARASRNVPWLEVETPAHVSVYQLLRARRVVFERAGLQALEEALKA